A window of Komagataeibacter medellinensis NBRC 3288 contains these coding sequences:
- a CDS encoding carbohydrate kinase, which yields MPPRHSLTEQERIVLDIIMDNPFASQKDLAERCGMTRPTLATHIGQLTRKGYLLGRAYVAATRAPIVCIGGAAIDRKFCLFSPLVPGTSNPATGYTGFGGVARNVCENLARLGQATALVSIVGDDLPGHALADHMKSCGVDTSRIQFAGNASTAEYIAILDDRHDLGVAVFDAVVFERLDIDYIRRCWPLIAAAGWLFVDCNVSVEVLAWLTRKAREGSFSLAVDTVSVPKAQRLRGQLDGVQVLFTNRDEALTLLDGTTTADTSAAIAAALVMQGVGTVIMTEGARGLTVADSSGVHALPAYRTDVVDVTGAGDALVAATLSALSENMDTVTACRHGLAAAALTVGSRESVCPGISHDALDTFMTTHACTQDQAKETVQ from the coding sequence ATGCCACCGCGTCATAGCCTGACAGAGCAGGAGCGGATTGTCCTTGACATTATCATGGACAATCCGTTCGCATCACAGAAGGACCTGGCCGAGCGATGCGGCATGACCCGCCCCACCCTTGCCACCCATATCGGACAGCTTACACGTAAGGGCTACCTGCTGGGGCGTGCTTATGTTGCCGCAACGCGGGCGCCCATCGTCTGTATCGGGGGCGCTGCGATCGACCGGAAGTTCTGTCTTTTCTCCCCCCTTGTTCCTGGCACGTCCAACCCCGCCACCGGCTATACCGGCTTTGGTGGCGTTGCACGCAATGTGTGCGAGAACCTGGCCCGGCTGGGGCAGGCGACGGCGCTGGTCAGCATTGTGGGCGATGACCTGCCCGGCCATGCCCTGGCCGACCACATGAAATCCTGTGGCGTGGATACGTCGCGCATCCAGTTTGCGGGCAATGCCAGCACGGCGGAATACATTGCCATACTCGATGACCGCCACGACCTGGGTGTCGCGGTTTTTGATGCCGTCGTGTTCGAGCGCCTCGATATAGACTACATCCGACGCTGCTGGCCGCTGATTGCGGCGGCGGGGTGGTTGTTTGTTGACTGCAACGTCTCGGTCGAGGTGCTCGCATGGCTGACGCGCAAGGCGCGCGAAGGCAGCTTCAGCCTTGCGGTCGATACGGTGTCCGTGCCCAAGGCGCAGCGGTTGCGCGGCCAGCTTGATGGTGTGCAGGTCCTGTTCACCAACCGTGATGAAGCCCTGACCCTGCTTGATGGTACGACGACCGCCGATACCAGTGCCGCCATTGCAGCGGCCCTGGTGATGCAGGGCGTTGGCACCGTCATCATGACCGAAGGCGCGCGGGGCCTGACGGTAGCCGACAGCAGCGGCGTGCATGCCCTGCCTGCCTATCGGACCGATGTGGTGGATGTAACCGGCGCGGGCGATGCGCTGGTTGCTGCGACCCTCTCGGCCCTGAGCGAAAACATGGACACCGTGACGGCCTGCCGCCATGGGCTTGCCGCCGCCGCCCTGACCGTGGGCAGCCGGGAGAGCGTATGCCCCGGCATCAGCCACGATGCGCTGGATACCTTTATGACGACCCATGCCTGTACCCAAGATCAGGCCAAGGAAACAGTCCAATGA
- a CDS encoding TetR/AcrR family transcriptional regulator: protein MPPVPPTIPTRRKRTGAPRQNNTRQILNAAEKVFAAHGLSGTRMNDIAEASNLPKANIHYYFRTKEDLYRATLKQLLDDWLGDASKWLSADRSPQEGLRGFIEAKMEFSRKRPEASRLFAHELLSGGRYVHDFLVDTLRKHVEQRTRVFKAWHEAGLMAKTDPVHFLFCLWAMTQAYADVQVQMAAVLGKPHLTGRDYATGTQTIMQMVSSLLPPSPPETAE from the coding sequence ATGCCCCCAGTACCGCCCACAATCCCGACCCGCAGGAAACGTACCGGCGCCCCAAGACAGAACAACACACGCCAGATCCTGAATGCGGCTGAGAAAGTCTTTGCCGCCCACGGCCTGTCCGGCACGCGCATGAACGACATTGCCGAAGCCAGCAACCTGCCCAAGGCCAATATCCATTACTACTTCCGCACCAAGGAAGACCTGTACCGCGCAACCCTCAAGCAACTGCTCGATGACTGGCTGGGCGATGCCAGCAAATGGCTTAGTGCCGACAGGTCGCCGCAGGAAGGGTTGCGGGGTTTCATAGAAGCCAAGATGGAATTCTCCCGCAAGCGCCCCGAAGCGTCGCGTCTGTTCGCCCACGAACTGCTTTCGGGCGGGCGCTACGTGCATGACTTTCTGGTCGATACGCTACGCAAGCATGTTGAACAGCGCACCAGGGTGTTTAAGGCATGGCATGAAGCAGGGCTGATGGCGAAGACCGATCCGGTGCATTTCCTGTTCTGCCTGTGGGCCATGACACAGGCCTATGCCGATGTGCAGGTGCAGATGGCCGCCGTACTGGGCAAGCCACACCTGACGGGCCGGGATTATGCAACGGGCACCCAGACCATCATGCAGATGGTCTCTTCCCTGCTGCCCCCATCCCCGCCCGAAACCGCGGAATAG
- a CDS encoding aminotransferase-like domain-containing protein produces the protein MTAHAPPRPDRDSATPLVGQIGEDLAHRIRSGMLRRGARLPSIRRMARECGVSTLTIANTYLRLAAAGLVESRGTRGYFVCTPPRAAPLIQRSIDSTWLLQYAYEDEAPVIKAGCGWLPSDLLFTSATRRALAGMTPGRLASVLEYGNPYGHAGLRHDISQMLARRDVCCEDGNIIMTHGASQALELAVRCLSTRGDTVLVEDPGYCNLYPALQSLGLRTASIPRLPDGPCPDALARMVRQHQPRLFITTSILHNPTGSCATTRNMHAVLDIATRHDLTVIEDDIFLDLAPEGQQTLSQLGGLERVVHIGSFSKTIAPGLRVGYVACASDTAQRILRQKMASNLTTAPLNEEIVHAIVSSGLYRPHLAHLREHLTRVQARVCTRLGQAGMAVHFQPPGGMFAWARFGQDMDVRALAERACQHDIMLAPGHLFRPGGQPSQWFRFNVAHCEDERLFTFIKSVACGKGID, from the coding sequence ATGACAGCCCACGCCCCTCCCCGCCCGGACCGCGACAGCGCCACCCCGCTGGTTGGTCAGATCGGAGAGGATCTGGCGCACCGCATCCGCAGCGGCATGCTACGCCGGGGCGCGCGCCTGCCCTCCATCCGCCGCATGGCGCGTGAATGTGGGGTCAGCACCCTGACCATAGCCAATACCTACCTGCGCCTAGCAGCGGCGGGACTGGTGGAAAGCCGGGGTACGCGCGGCTATTTTGTCTGCACGCCACCGCGCGCGGCACCGCTGATCCAGCGCTCCATCGATTCAACGTGGCTTTTGCAATACGCTTATGAGGACGAAGCCCCGGTCATCAAAGCGGGCTGCGGGTGGCTGCCCTCGGACCTGCTGTTCACATCCGCGACCCGCCGCGCCCTTGCGGGCATGACACCGGGGCGGCTGGCCAGTGTTCTGGAATACGGCAACCCCTATGGCCATGCCGGACTGCGCCACGACATAAGCCAGATGCTGGCGCGGCGCGATGTGTGCTGCGAGGACGGCAACATCATCATGACCCATGGCGCAAGCCAGGCGCTGGAACTTGCAGTGCGCTGCCTGTCCACCCGGGGTGATACGGTACTGGTGGAAGATCCGGGCTACTGCAACCTCTACCCGGCCCTCCAGTCACTGGGGCTGCGCACCGCCTCCATCCCCCGCCTGCCCGATGGTCCCTGCCCCGACGCGCTGGCCCGCATGGTCAGGCAGCACCAGCCGCGGCTGTTCATCACCACGTCCATCCTGCATAATCCCACCGGCAGTTGCGCCACCACGCGCAACATGCACGCCGTACTGGATATCGCCACGCGCCATGACCTGACGGTCATCGAGGACGACATCTTCCTCGACCTGGCTCCCGAAGGGCAGCAGACGCTCTCGCAACTGGGCGGGCTGGAGCGGGTTGTCCATATCGGCAGTTTTTCCAAGACGATCGCGCCCGGCCTGCGCGTGGGTTACGTGGCCTGTGCGTCCGACACCGCCCAGCGCATTTTGCGCCAGAAAATGGCAAGCAACCTGACCACCGCGCCACTGAACGAGGAGATCGTGCACGCCATTGTCAGCAGCGGTCTGTACCGCCCCCACCTGGCCCATCTGCGCGAACACCTGACCCGCGTGCAGGCGCGCGTGTGCACACGACTGGGACAGGCGGGGATGGCAGTGCATTTCCAGCCGCCGGGCGGCATGTTCGCCTGGGCGCGCTTCGGGCAGGACATGGATGTGCGCGCCCTGGCCGAGCGTGCCTGCCAGCACGACATCATGCTCGCCCCCGGCCACCTGTTCCGCCCCGGCGGGCAGCCTTCGCAGTGGTTCCGCTTCAATGTCGCGCACTGCGAGGATGAGCGCCTGTTCACATTCATAAAAAGCGTGGCGTGCGGTAAGGGAATAGATTGA
- a CDS encoding omega-aminotransferase AptA has protein sequence MVQDSEKTALLRNKQDGVYWQPYTANRLLRANMEPRTMVSAKGAYYTNSEGTKLFDTLSGLWCTPLGHAHPRIVEAVRKQAETLDFAPSFQLTHPGAISLAERIADLAPDNLNHVFFANSGSEAADTAIKVALGYHRLKGEASRFRMIGRERGYHGVGLGGMSVGGIVPNRKMFAPIMMNGVDHLRHTYEPSHMAFTRGQPTWGTHRAEDLVRLVTLHDASTIAAVIVEPVQGSTGVVVPPVGYLQRLREICTANGILLIFDEVITGFGRMGENFGAQRFGVTPDIITFAKAVTNGIVPMGGVIVTDEIYNTFMTGPESAIEFCHGYTYSGHPMAAAVGHVVLDVMREEGLVERVRVLEPVLEEAMHGLKDLDVIADIRNIGLTAAFDMKPAEGKPGARGLALFEAGLRNGLLLRCTGDTVSFGPPFISTEQELRDMAATLRRLITEVC, from the coding sequence ATGGTTCAGGATTCAGAAAAGACCGCTCTCCTTCGTAACAAGCAAGATGGGGTGTACTGGCAGCCATACACCGCCAACCGCCTGCTGCGCGCCAATATGGAACCGCGCACCATGGTCAGTGCCAAAGGTGCCTATTACACCAATAGCGAAGGCACAAAGCTGTTCGATACGCTGTCGGGCCTGTGGTGTACGCCGCTGGGCCACGCACACCCGCGTATTGTCGAAGCGGTGCGCAAGCAGGCGGAAACACTGGACTTCGCGCCGTCTTTCCAGTTGACCCACCCCGGCGCCATCTCGTTGGCCGAGCGGATTGCCGACCTGGCTCCCGATAATCTGAACCATGTGTTTTTCGCCAATTCCGGGTCGGAAGCGGCGGATACGGCAATCAAGGTGGCGCTGGGCTATCACCGCCTCAAGGGCGAGGCCAGCCGCTTCCGCATGATCGGGCGCGAGCGTGGCTACCACGGCGTGGGCCTGGGTGGCATGTCGGTTGGTGGCATCGTGCCCAACCGCAAGATGTTTGCTCCGATCATGATGAACGGCGTGGACCACCTGCGCCATACCTACGAGCCGAGCCACATGGCCTTTACCCGCGGCCAGCCCACATGGGGCACCCACCGTGCGGAAGACCTGGTGCGGCTGGTAACCCTGCATGATGCCTCGACCATTGCTGCCGTGATCGTGGAGCCGGTGCAGGGCTCGACCGGCGTGGTCGTCCCGCCCGTGGGTTACCTGCAGCGCCTGCGCGAGATCTGTACCGCCAATGGCATCCTGCTGATCTTTGATGAAGTCATTACCGGCTTTGGCCGCATGGGCGAGAACTTTGGCGCGCAGCGCTTTGGCGTCACGCCCGACATCATCACATTTGCCAAAGCGGTGACCAACGGCATCGTACCAATGGGCGGCGTGATCGTGACGGACGAGATCTACAACACCTTCATGACCGGGCCGGAAAGTGCGATCGAGTTCTGCCACGGCTACACCTATTCCGGCCACCCCATGGCGGCGGCGGTGGGCCATGTGGTGCTGGACGTCATGCGCGAGGAAGGTCTGGTCGAGCGCGTGCGCGTGCTTGAACCGGTGCTGGAAGAAGCGATGCACGGCCTGAAGGACCTGGACGTGATTGCCGATATCCGCAACATCGGGTTGACGGCCGCCTTCGACATGAAACCCGCTGAAGGCAAGCCCGGCGCGCGTGGCCTTGCCCTGTTCGAGGCAGGGCTGCGTAATGGCCTGCTGCTGCGCTGCACGGGCGATACGGTGTCCTTCGGGCCTCCGTTCATCTCTACCGAACAGGAACTGCGCGACATGGCCGCCACGCTGCGCAGGCTGATCACCGAAGTATGCTGA
- a CDS encoding tautomerase family protein, whose translation MPLMHFHMVKGARTPDELRGFLDAAHDAMVAAFKVPGRDRYQLVSEHEPTHMIVEDTGLDIPRTPKVVLLQVFSRPRGKEQIAAFYKLLAETLEARTGLAPSDLMVSVVENNDEHWSFGHGRAQFLTGELPLPGAKA comes from the coding sequence ATGCCGTTAATGCATTTTCACATGGTCAAGGGTGCGCGCACGCCGGACGAACTGCGCGGTTTCCTTGATGCCGCCCACGATGCGATGGTCGCGGCCTTCAAGGTGCCCGGCCGTGACCGCTACCAGCTCGTATCCGAGCATGAGCCGACCCACATGATCGTGGAAGATACCGGGCTGGACATTCCCCGTACGCCCAAGGTCGTGCTGCTTCAGGTTTTCTCGCGCCCGCGTGGCAAGGAGCAGATTGCCGCATTCTACAAGCTGCTGGCCGAGACGCTGGAGGCCCGCACCGGCCTGGCACCTTCCGACCTGATGGTGTCCGTTGTTGAAAACAACGACGAGCACTGGAGCTTCGGCCACGGCCGCGCACAGTTCCTGACCGGTGAGCTGCCGCTGCCGGGTGCGAAGGCCTGA
- a CDS encoding NAD(P)-dependent oxidoreductase, protein MPQGPDIAPGRLSDTELALNFSDAHPPLTHAQAVVEADRCFYCYDAPCIEACPTGIDIPRFIRAIATDNMAGSARVILESNILGGSCARVCPTEILCEQKCVHNTREEGQPIRIGMLQRHATDWQMDHGGQPFTRAPSTGRRIAIVGAGPAGLACAHRLAMHGHDVMIFDRHARAGGLNEYGVAAYKLADDFAQREVDFLLAIGGISFAGGEALGRDMTVASLRREYDAVFLAVGLAGVRSLGIEGEDLDGVMDAVDFIEGLRSVNKQTVPVGRRVVVIGGGNTAVDAAVQARRLGADEVTLVYRRGYENMSATPVEREWAQTNGVTVKLWASPVRLVARDGALAGIEFARGARGADGRATYDAQNTFVQDADMVLKAVGQTFLPDPLNGESIALAGGRIVVDENGQTTMPGVYAGGDCTPGEDLTVAAVRDGRNAAEAIHAAFTAAAAK, encoded by the coding sequence ATGCCGCAGGGTCCCGATATAGCGCCCGGTCGTCTTAGCGATACCGAGCTTGCGCTTAATTTTTCCGATGCTCACCCGCCGCTTACACATGCCCAGGCCGTGGTTGAAGCAGATCGCTGTTTCTACTGTTATGATGCGCCCTGCATCGAAGCCTGCCCCACGGGCATCGACATCCCGCGCTTCATCCGTGCCATTGCCACGGATAACATGGCGGGATCGGCAAGGGTCATCCTGGAATCCAATATCCTTGGTGGCTCATGCGCCCGCGTCTGCCCCACTGAGATCCTGTGTGAGCAGAAATGCGTGCACAATACCCGTGAGGAAGGCCAGCCCATCCGCATCGGCATGCTCCAGCGCCATGCTACGGACTGGCAGATGGACCATGGAGGCCAGCCGTTTACGCGCGCGCCGTCAACAGGCAGGCGCATTGCCATTGTCGGTGCGGGGCCTGCCGGCCTTGCCTGTGCGCACCGCCTGGCCATGCACGGCCATGACGTGATGATCTTCGACCGCCATGCGCGTGCCGGCGGCCTGAACGAATATGGCGTGGCTGCCTATAAACTGGCTGATGACTTTGCCCAGCGCGAGGTTGACTTCCTGCTGGCCATCGGCGGCATTTCCTTTGCCGGTGGCGAGGCGCTGGGCCGTGACATGACGGTTGCCAGCCTGCGGCGTGAATATGATGCCGTTTTCCTGGCCGTGGGCCTTGCGGGCGTGCGCTCGCTGGGGATCGAGGGCGAAGATCTTGATGGCGTGATGGATGCGGTCGATTTCATCGAAGGGCTGCGTTCGGTCAACAAGCAGACCGTACCGGTGGGTCGCCGCGTTGTGGTGATCGGCGGCGGCAATACGGCGGTCGATGCCGCGGTGCAGGCCCGCAGGCTGGGTGCGGACGAGGTGACCCTCGTCTACCGCCGTGGCTACGAGAACATGTCCGCCACCCCCGTGGAGCGCGAATGGGCGCAGACCAATGGCGTGACCGTAAAGCTGTGGGCATCGCCCGTGCGGCTTGTGGCGCGTGATGGCGCGCTTGCAGGCATCGAGTTCGCCCGTGGCGCCAGGGGGGCGGATGGCCGCGCCACGTATGACGCGCAGAACACCTTTGTGCAGGATGCGGACATGGTGCTCAAGGCGGTGGGCCAGACCTTCCTGCCTGATCCGCTCAATGGCGAGAGCATTGCCCTGGCGGGTGGCCGGATCGTGGTGGATGAAAACGGCCAGACCACCATGCCGGGTGTTTATGCCGGGGGTGACTGCACCCCGGGCGAAGATCTGACCGTAGCGGCCGTGCGTGACGGGCGTAATGCGGCGGAAGCAATCCATGCGGCCTTTACGGCTGCGGCGGCGAAGTAA